The Pseudodesulfovibrio sediminis genome includes the window AATCAGATTGCTCGAAGAGATGGGATTCATCATCCACATCTACTCCATGCGCGCCCCGCGTGAAAATTTCTCCCACGACTCCATCAAACAGATCAAGGCCAAGGTCACCTATCTGCCGTCTTCCATGTTCTTCGGCTTGCCCGCTTTCCTGTGGCACAATATCCGCCTCTTCCTGCGCATGCCCGCACGGTACCGCGAGTGCCTCAAGCTCATGAAAAAACGGTATGCGCTCGCTCCCAAGAAATACACCTGGATCAAGCACATGCTGCAGGCCGGCTACATCATGCAGAAATCCGTCATCGACGATGGCGTGGACCTCGGCCATTTGCACGGTCACTTCGCGCACACGCCGACAACGGTCACCATGTACGCCGCCAAGCTCGCCGATGTCCCCTTCTCCTTCACGGCCCATGCCAAGGATATCTACACACAGGACCCGCGCCGTATTGAAGACAAGGTCGACCTCGCCAAATTCGTGGTCACCTGCACCAAATACAATGAACAGTATCTCAAAAAAACCGTTGCCAACGGCAACCCCATTCACTGCGTGTACCACGGCATCAACCTCGATCTTTTCTCGCCAAACGGCCGAACCACCACCGCAAAGCCACCCTACAAAATCCTGACCGTGGCCCGGTTCGTCGAAAAGAAAGGGCTTGATACCGTCCTGCGCGCGCTCGCCAAACTCCGGGCCGAGGGGCTTGAGTTCCACTACACCCTGGTGGGCGAAGGCAAAGCCAAGTTCAACAGGAAGATCGAGAATCTCATCAAGGAACTCTGCCTCGACGACGTGACCACCCTCACCGGGACCATCACCCACGACGAGGTCATCGACCTGCTCGGCTCAGCCGATTGTTTCACCCTCGGCTGCCGCGAAGCCCAGGACGGCGACCGCGACGGCATCCCCAACGTCGTGGCCGAATCCATGGCCACCGGCGTCCCCGTCGCCGCCACAGACGTGTCCGGCGTGCCCGAACTTGTCACCCACGAAGAAACCGGCATGCTCTGCCCGTCCAACGACGTCAACGCACTGGCCGATATCCTGCGTCGCATCCTGACCGACAACGAGCTGCGAGCAAAAATCATCCCCGCAGCACGCGAGCAGGTGCTCAAGCTCTTCGACAACAAGAAACTCATCCACGATCTGGGCGAAATCTATAAGTCGCACGGTGTCCCCTGCGGCAAGTAGACGCGAGGGATGCCTCCGGCGGCTCCTTCGGAGAGACCAGGGCGCAGCCCTGGACCCGCTCAAGGCCTAGGGCCTTAAGAATCCCCTAGCTCGCTTCGCTCGGGGGCGTACGTTAGCCTGCTGTGCCGGTTGGCGAATTGGGAAAAAGAAAACGAATAAACAACGCGTCATGTATCAACATGATGCGTCGTTTTCTTTTTTCAGGTAATTATATAAAAACATTTGATATATAGCAGAGAGTTGTATTGACTCCCTGTTTCCAGGGAACTATCAAATAGGCACGCTTGAACGGGAAAAATATTTGGAAACATATTAGCCAGTTAGCCAAAAAGTTCAATCCGACAGAGCAAGACGAACCCGCAAAACAGGGGGTTGTCGATCTGACGCTTTTCGAAACCAACCTTGGTGGAATGCAGCCAGTTGTCACTGGTCACTGAATAGGTATGTCCACAATCCTTGCATCGCCACTGCTTCCTTGCCTTGATGAAATAGTGATCCACGCTACCGCATGTCGGACAATACGGCTCACCCTCTGTTTTCGGCCACCGCAGTTGCTGGAACTTGGCGCGAACCGTTTCGTCATCCCATTCCGCGACTTCCGGAAGGGATATTTTGCGTGCCTGCGCTTCAAGCAGGAAGTGGAATACTAATCAATTGAGTGAAATTTTATAAAAATGATGATAAATATCAAGCAAAGCAAATTGCCCTGTTGCAATATGGCAGCGGTAAACCTTTTAATAGCCCGAGAAACCAATGTCAGATAAAGTCGACTACCAGAAACAGTTTCCAGATATTTATAGGCCATCTGCAAAAAAATGCAGTGTCGTCAAGGTACCAGCCATGAACTACCTTATGGTCGATGGCCACGGAAATCCCAATGAATGTGCGAAATTTCAAAGTGCGTGCGAAATGTTATTCTCAGTTTCATATGCGTTGAAATTTGCTATTAAGAAAAGCCAACTCCAAATCGATTACCGTGTTTACCCACTGGAAGGCCTGTGGTGGACAGACAATATGGATGACTTCAATGTCAAGAATAAGGATATTTGGAAGTGAACACTGATGATAGCTCAACCCGAGTGGATAGATGAGGAGCTAGTCGGAACACATATATCTATTGTTGAGAAAAAGAAGAAAATTCGTCTGGAACAACTTCGATTTGAAGAATTCCATGAAGGGGATACAGCTCAAATTATGCATATAGGACCATTTTCTGAAGAAGGCCCTACAATTCAAAAGCTACATGATTTCATCCGCAGCATGGATGGAGTTCGTACCGGCTTGCATCACGAAGTATATTTAAGTGATATTCGACGCGCTAAACCTGAAAACTGGAAAACAATCATTAGACAACCATTTCAGAAATAAGCATTTCAATGTGCGATTTTTCCTCAATATCGAATATTGTAAAAGAGCCCCGGTAACAATCCGGGGCTCTTTTACAATATTTATGGAAAATGCCTTGCGCGTTAAGTGTCCTTTCTTCTTTCTCGCTCGACTCTATCTGTTAGTCGACTTATGTTCGGTTCCATGTGTATAAATAACAAAAAATTGCAGCAACTTGCTGTCATCATTGATTTGTGCAAACCCTACAGAATACCGATAAAAAAATACTAAATGCTCTTCACTTCAGCCAACGTCACAGTACGCTGACAACGATTCCCAGCATCCTCAATCATGCTCTGGCTCTGCGTGCATTCGACAGCAAACTTTCTCGCCCTCACACACCCTCGCCGAAGGCGCGATACAAAGTTTTGGAGAGTCCAGAGACCCTTTTTCAAAAGGTTCTCTGGTCCCGCTGAAAGCGACCGCCGGTAGGCCCCTCCTTATTCAGGCTGCCCCAGCATGAAGATGCCGAAGGTGGCGAACAGGTTGGGCAGGAAGGTGATGACCCGCCCTTTTTCGTCGTGGTGGTGTGTGGAGATGGCCACTTCCTTGACGATCGGCACGTTCATGGCGCGGCAGAAGCGGCGGAAATCGATGATGGGGATGACGCGGATGTTCGGGGAATTGTGCCACTCGTAGGGCAGCTCCTTGGACATGGGCGCACGTCCGGTGAAGAACATCTGAAACCGATTTTTATAGTGGGTGAAATTCGGGAAGGAGACAATGCCGAGCTTGCCGACCCGGAGCATTTCACGAATGAGCGTCTCGGGATCAAGCACCTGCATGAGCGCCTGTGAAAGGATGACGTAATCAAAGGCGTTGTCCGGGTAATCTTCGATCTCTTCGTAAATATCACCGTGAATGACGGAGAGACCTTTGGAGATGGCTTCTCCGGCTGCGTTTTCGTCAATTTCGATGCCAGTGCCGTAAATCTGCTTTTCCCTGGTCAGATAGGCGAGCAGGGAACCGGTCCGACAGCCGAGGTCGAGCACTTTGGACTCAGGTTCAATCCAGGACGCAATGACTTGCAGATCAAATCTCATTGGGCGCCTCCGATGCCGCAATCGGCAGTCACGCGATCAAGGAACCCGGTCAGCAGACCGTTGAGACGGTCATTGGGCAGGAGAAAGGCGTCGTGCCCCCACGGGGCTTCGATCTCGCAGAAACTGACATTCAACCCATTCTTCTTCATGGCCTTGACCATGGTCTTGGACTGATAGGTCGGGTACAGCCAGTCCGAGGTAAAGGAGATGACCAGATACCGACAGCTGGCGCGGGAGAACGCAGCCACCAGCGAGCCGTCGCCATAGGTGTTTTCGAGGTTGAAATAGTCGGCGGCCTTGGTCAGATAGAGAAAGGAGTTGGCGTCAAATCGGTCCACGAACTTGTTGCCCTGATAGCGCAGATAGCTTTCGACCTGAAAATCGGCCTCGAAATCAAAGGAAAGCTCCACGCGATCCTGCAGCCGGCGGTCGAACTTGTGCCGCATGGACTCGTCGGAAAGATAGGTGATGTGACCGACCATACGGGCCACGGCCAATCCGTGCTCCGGACGGCCTGATTCGTAGTAATCGCCCTTGTTCCACTTGGGGTCGGCCATGATGGCCTGACGGGCGACCTCGTTGAAGGCGATGGCCTGGGCCGAATGCTTGGTGGTGGTGGCCAGGGGCAGGGCCGCGCGGACACGCTCAGGATAGCGCACGGACCATTCGAGAACCTGCATGCCGCCCACAGACCCGCCGACCACGGCCAGCAGCTTGTCGATGCCCAAATGATCAATGAGATGCCGC containing:
- a CDS encoding GyrI-like domain-containing protein, whose protein sequence is MIAQPEWIDEELVGTHISIVEKKKKIRLEQLRFEEFHEGDTAQIMHIGPFSEEGPTIQKLHDFIRSMDGVRTGLHHEVYLSDIRRAKPENWKTIIRQPFQK
- the metW gene encoding methionine biosynthesis protein MetW — its product is MRFDLQVIASWIEPESKVLDLGCRTGSLLAYLTREKQIYGTGIEIDENAAGEAISKGLSVIHGDIYEEIEDYPDNAFDYVILSQALMQVLDPETLIREMLRVGKLGIVSFPNFTHYKNRFQMFFTGRAPMSKELPYEWHNSPNIRVIPIIDFRRFCRAMNVPIVKEVAISTHHHDEKGRVITFLPNLFATFGIFMLGQPE
- a CDS encoding glycosyltransferase is translated as MSTAPKKTTLGMVLKGYPRISETFISNEIRLLEEMGFIIHIYSMRAPRENFSHDSIKQIKAKVTYLPSSMFFGLPAFLWHNIRLFLRMPARYRECLKLMKKRYALAPKKYTWIKHMLQAGYIMQKSVIDDGVDLGHLHGHFAHTPTTVTMYAAKLADVPFSFTAHAKDIYTQDPRRIEDKVDLAKFVVTCTKYNEQYLKKTVANGNPIHCVYHGINLDLFSPNGRTTTAKPPYKILTVARFVEKKGLDTVLRALAKLRAEGLEFHYTLVGEGKAKFNRKIENLIKELCLDDVTTLTGTITHDEVIDLLGSADCFTLGCREAQDGDRDGIPNVVAESMATGVPVAATDVSGVPELVTHEETGMLCPSNDVNALADILRRILTDNELRAKIIPAAREQVLKLFDNKKLIHDLGEIYKSHGVPCGK
- a CDS encoding transposase, with translation MLEAQARKISLPEVAEWDDETVRAKFQQLRWPKTEGEPYCPTCGSVDHYFIKARKQWRCKDCGHTYSVTSDNWLHSTKVGFEKRQIDNPLFCGFVLLCRIELFG
- the metX gene encoding homoserine O-acetyltransferase MetX, producing the protein MSEYIDHDSTGQSIGLVTKHTFTFGESGQGISLDSGRSLGPVKLAYETCGTLNSDKSNAILICHALTGDSHMAGYYSEDDPKPGWWDIMVGPGKPLDTDKYFFICSNVIGGCMGSTGPVSTNPETDKPYGTAFPVVTIGDMVQCQRHLIDHLGIDKLLAVVGGSVGGMQVLEWSVRYPERVRAALPLATTTKHSAQAIAFNEVARQAIMADPKWNKGDYYESGRPEHGLAVARMVGHITYLSDESMRHKFDRRLQDRVELSFDFEADFQVESYLRYQGNKFVDRFDANSFLYLTKAADYFNLENTYGDGSLVAAFSRASCRYLVISFTSDWLYPTYQSKTMVKAMKKNGLNVSFCEIEAPWGHDAFLLPNDRLNGLLTGFLDRVTADCGIGGAQ